ACAGAAGGCAAACACATACTTAAGTAAAGCAGATAGGACAgtgagaataaaagaaaatcaatatgAGTCAGTAGGGAGCCTTCAAATATgacttttactgtctatgtgcTACATATCTGATTTCTAGATGGTATACCTATGCAAAATCCCAAATATTGTAAAGGacaaatcaattaattaatgaGAAAATGTGGAGGAGAATATCTGtatctgcttttgtttttatcacaGATTGAGATAATGCTCTTTATACAATGCTTCTTGTCTGTAACACACAGTGCATGCTATTGTAAATACAGAGTGCTGAAATGTATAGAGAAAAGTGCTTGACGCAGTGGTGCCatgcagacaaaaaaaaggagcaaaGAGGAGAAACGAGTAGTTAGAGAGTAGTTAGAATTAGACATGAACCTCTTCTACTGTTCCTATCCCTATGGCACTGCCTCGACGTCCATATTTACTGGGACTTTTGCCTGGGACAAGCAATGACTAAGACACACAGGAAGaggagacacagaaagagagaaagagagagagacagacagacagaaagagagtgagagagagtgagagagatgacaaaaggggggggggagagaaaacatgaaatatacACAAATATGAGATTCCATGCAAtcataaacaaaatataaagcACGTGTTAACTGGAGAATACGAAAAGGGACATTTTGGCTCCATGGGTGCAACACAGACAGCTGAATGGGATAGAGAAGTGATGAGTCAGTTATGTGAGCCATATGCCTGCAAgaaagaggatgaagaggagacaAAAACAGCAGAGGAGGGCCTACAGCATGTTATACATTAGGTTTCACATCAAGGCAGGGTTACTGGCAAAAAGCAAGCTTGAGTTACATTCATTAATATAGCATGTTGGTTAATAATAATGGTTAGTTATTTTTGAAGGCGATCTTAAATGTGAAGTAGAACTACAGTATTAATGTGGGTGTTTCATAATGATTTTTACTTCCATATAAATCAGAACATTTCCGTTAAAAAATACCTTCCAACAGCCCCCCAAAATATacagtgtacagtatatcagaCAAGCAATCATATGCACAGCTGTTAAGTAAAGACCTTGTAACTACAATTAagtgtgtgttttacttttgACTGAAGGATGAAAAGCTTCTCTCTGAGTTGAAAAAGGATTTTGTAACACTCAACTTTTGACAGTGTTTACAGAACCAattatataaacaaaaaaaacaatgcaaaaaagaTGCCATCTGGAGATACTAGGTTTTGATGACAGAAATAGTAATTTTCTCCtaatcacaatttaaaaaaaaattccaaacgcgcgcgcgcacacacacacacacacacacacacacacactagtgcgtggcactatctttgtggggacccgtcattgacataatgcattctctAGCCCCTTacactaaccttaaccatcacaactaaatgcctaaccttaaccctttccctcaccataacctaattctatccctaatcctacaaccaagtcttaactcTGAAACAggcctttaaagttgtggggtccagcattttggccccgcaaagctgtccggaccccacaagtatactgtattcctggtttttggaccccacgaatatagttaaacaaaaacacacacaccaacacacacacacacacgcaggactCAACCCACATTCATTAGAATTCAAGTGAGAACTTAAGGACAATGCAGATGCATGGGGATTTAAATAATGAGAACACAGATAAAAACAGTAAGTATTAGAAGCAGTTTTAACCCTGGGGAGAAGTTCACCTTGTGTCCTAGAAGCATTCAAGTATATGATTGTCCAGTCACTTCATCTTGTGGTGGCAGGCAATGTGCAACCATTGCAATGTGAGAGCAGAGATTAAGACCCAGGCATAAATGCTCCACGTGAGCATTTCTCTGTGAGAAGTGAGTGCAGCAGACCAGTGAGGGAGAAGGGGGCATGAACTTGAGTAGAACTGCTTAGGGGGGGGCAAAGGGAGCGAGACTGGCCTCACTCAAGACCAGGTGGAGTGGGGCTGTACTTACTATCCCTGGGAATTTGGGGCTCTCTGCGGGCTCGTGGTTAAAGCTGCTGTTGAAGCTAGTGGAGAATGTGTGCTGCTTCTTGAAAGTAAGACCCGTGGCATCCATAGACTGGCTCCTGCTGCGGACCACCCGCTACAGAgaaagacgaggaggaggagatacaTTCAGATGACGCTGACCCCTGTGACCACTCAGCATCGCTGTACGGCGTTACAGGCCGAGAGGAGCCTCGGGGCTGTCCCTGACCACTGACCATTACAGGCAGAGAGCGCTGGCCTGATGCTAATCCTGACAGACAAGGAAGCGACAGAGAACATTGCTAAGCTTTAATGCCCAGAGGGGGGATTCCGATGAGTCATTATGTTAGATAGGTGGTAAGAGAAGAGAGCGGAAGTAGAAGGACCAAGTGGCTGACAGATGTCTGATCACACTGAGTTTAAACACAGCCAGGAGAGGTTAAAGCCCAGTGCACCTCTTTGCAGGCATGGAAAAGACAGAGTGAAGAGGCAAAGGCATCTGATGGTGAAAGAAATCTATCCATTCACTTTGATATTATGACATAAAAAGATGACAGAACCAAGTAAATAATGGACTAGTGACTCAACACTGGCACATGCGGAGAGCACATCAGCACAAAACAGCATGGAGGCAGGAGGAAGAAAAGCTGGGAAGCCAAGAGTGGTGTGTTCCAGCAGGACAGAGCAGCAGAGCTTCTCttcatttaaattaataaagattgatagagagggagaatgaTAAACCCTCGACCCACAGCTGGCATAAAGATAAAAACAATCCTAAGAGACTGCCAGAGAGAAGacaccctttttttttacatccacaGAAGAAACATCTGGTACAAAAACTGATTACTGTAACTACTGTAGATGCCAATTTTACTGTACTGATACCTGTGCGGTAATAATGATCTTATAGTGACACTTAAAGgtatagttcgacattttgggaaatgcacttgtttgctttcttgccaagagttgaTCAAAATCAGGAGGGGAGAGCTAGCCTAGATGCACCTAGCACCTCTAATGCTCGCTAATTAACACATACTTTCTAATTTgatttaatccatacaaaagcCAAAGTGTAAAAAGGATAATTTGTGGTTTGATGGGGAGTAATATGGTTTCTTCTGTCCAAAGATGTAGTCCAGCTGAGCTAGGCCAACTGTTTACCCCCGTTTCTAGTTTatacgctaagctaagctaaccgcaTTATATTTAGCAGACACACAGGTGGTATCAATCTTATCATCTAGCCAATAATCAtaattcccaaaatgtctacTTCTAAACTACTTCTTTAATGGAGATAAATCTAAGCTTGACCTCAAATTGCCGTCAAAGTTATCAACAGTGTTTCTATCTTAGGGCTGGCATAACTAAAATGTAGATTTGAAAAAATTACAAAGGACGTTGTTTATGCAAACATGTTGTTTTCTTGAAGCAGAGAGTTGCAGAAAGTGAAGCTGTCAGTTTGACCCCCCAgtctctgctgctgcctctCCAGTTACCTTGAAGGACTCAAAGAAGCCCCCTCCTCCTGCACTGCCATTTTCCAGTTTGTCGTCGTCTCCTCCGACACCCATCATGGCCTGACTGTTCACATGGAGCTCCTCATAAAGGGTCTCTAACAAGGCCGACCTCGTTCgttccttacacacacacacacacacacacacacacacacacacacacacacacacacacacacacacacacacacagagagagagagaggaaaatgaaacgaatattttcaaaattccagaaatgttttaattgtttttaaacaaCTTACCTCTAATTTGGAAAATTTCTCTGCTTTGCAGCAGGCATACTCTGCATTGATGAGCTTCGTAAAAAGGAATTCATGAAATTCAGGGCTCTGGAAAAGGAGATGAGGTAAGAGACAAGACATCATTTTGGAAAACACAATGATGACCAAGAGAGGGAAAGTGCACTGGCTTGGGGATGCAAAAGTTCAGGTATAAAAGATGTTCTTTCTCttacttttttaaagacagCAGGGTTTGGGAGGGCCGGACCAAAGAAAGGTACATCATCCCGTGCTGTCACTGACACCTACGAATTAACAGTAAGATCAAGTTTAATCAAGTATCTATCACAAAGAAGCAAAGTCAGCCCACAgtgagggaaaaaaagtcaCCTTGTAGAGAACATTGTCAGTGCAGGGGTTGACAACTTGGACCACAACGTAGGCATGGAGAAAGTTGGAGGCGATCATGTCCGGTACAAAGGGAGTGTTTTCCTCTTGGAATAAGATGGCCACAATGTCGTTCCCTATGTGCCTCTTTCTCTGCAACTGCAACACACCAGACACATAGCAACTTGTGACAAATTAACTTAGAGTTAAGTTTATGCAAATATGCAAGAAAGAATGCTGATGCCAAGCACTGGATGATATGTATGAATGCTATTTGTTAGCTGCTGGTTTCAGAAAGCCACAATTATGAGGACACATTTAATGCTCCCTTGAATTGAAAGTAAGAAACCCTTTTGTTGACATTCCTACTAATTGTTGATAAAGCCAAGTCTAATTCaaagaatacttttttttaatttatttttttaagattattttttgggcattttgagGCCTTTACTTCCACAGgagagatgaagacatgaacggggagagagagggggaatgacatgcagcaaagggacgcaggtcagagttgaatcCACGgctgctgcatcgaggagtaaacctcgaCATTCAGTATATGCGCCtgttctaccaactgagctaacccggccacaaaaataatacttttttaaCACCAATGACAACACAATGCTTGCAAATCCAGCATATGGCCAAATGAACACAGCTAATAAATTGTGTGAAACTACTGAGGGATTGGAAAAGATAGgaagtatacagtatttgtgtttGATAAAGAAGATTAAATGAcgattgcttttctttttttattgtataattTATCCCTGATTTGTGCAGACTATAGACATTATTTAATTACAAAGAAGTGCTTACTCTTCATTTTTCCTCCTCCCTGTCTCACAATCGAATGCACGTGAGTTTGTGAAACACCGCCAGGGAGTGCTGTTTCTCAAAGGAGCCAATGCCGAACAACACCCATTACAGCTGGGGAAACTGAACATATAGAGTAGACCTTGCCTCATCTGTGTTTGTACAAACCACAACAGCAAATGGTGTGAGAGCATGTGCTAATTAATCAGTGTTTGTGTGAACATGTGAGGCGGAGAAGCAGTGTGATTTAAATAACTGTGAGGGAGGTGTGCTGCTCACATATGCAGACACTAAAGCATACATTTAAAGTGATCCATGTTTACTACTAGTAGGGATTGTTGCCAATATAACGTATGCTGCAGGTGTTTGGCACAACAGGGAGGGACATGCAGAATATGGCACTACAATAACCAGATGGAACCTGTCTGACTGCTTGCAGTGAATCATGAAAGGTGCGTTAGTCTGGCATTGTATTACAGTACCTGCTGGGTGTCCCCATCTGTGTAAGGCAGCTTTGTGGACACGTGGAACATGACCTCTTTGTTACGGTAGTTGCAGTAGACAGATTCCGCGCCAGTCTGCCCGTGAGTCACGTCTAACCCTCCGCGGAAACTGCAGAAAACAGAACCATGTCTAACAAGATATTCTCCACCATCCCACTGCAGTACCATGACCATCATTCCTGTAGCTAGCCTGAGGGAATTTGAATTGTGGTTGGCATCATGTTATGAAATGTATGGTAGAGTATACATAGTGCCTTTAAACCAGAGATAGATCCttaccctttaaagttgtgCAGCTCAATTTTCTCTCCTAGAAACTCCAGGAATTCTACAAAGGCAGGACTCTCTTCACTGTTTCCAAACAGCTCTTCCTCTGAAGTCTGTAtccagtaaaaacaaaacaaaacaaaacaaaaactcatcAATATCataaacatcatcatcataaacATCAAGGCTTGGAGGACAAAATGATTTCAGCAGCAGCGCTGGGGATGATTTGTAAGGTAGACTGTGTACTGTATGCTACAATGTTAGTGTCCAGTAATAACAGCACTTATGTCTGCATTAGAAatacaaaagcagcaaaaacaatgtctgagaagcaaaaagaaaatggatCATAAGGGGTAACATTTGCATACTACAGTGCCAGCAATGGCACGATGAGTATTttatgtaaagtgtgtgtgtttattttttattgctaCAGATCATTCGGGTCAATAACTGAATGCAGGAAGTGGAGTGCTTCTGGTGTGTGTTTGGCACTCTGGTTTAAACACCCTTCATTTGCATTTCAGATGTATAGCAGAAGGTTTTGATCAGCTGAGACTGACAGTTAATCATCTATTGACAGCAAGTGAAGCAGTGATGTGAACACAAAAGCCTGTCTGAGAAGAAGCTTCTGTCGCTTATTGagtatttctgttttgtttcctgGATGCAATACGCCTACTTAACCATCGTGCCTTTCTCCACTTAGCACCCCCCTTGAATAGAAAATGTCCGAAAGGATGAGCAGAGGATCCCTCATTGCCTTTGTGAGATGGCCCTTGGCttatttacaattttttttacaatgtattTAGACTACTGCAGGCTTTAAGGAATCAGCCGTGCAGATCTCTACACACTGAGGTCTCCATTTAATGGAGCAAGTGCCCTCAGCAAAGCATTCAATGTATCCTCTGTCCCCACATAGTAAACAAGAGGGCTGTGATTGCCTCAAAAATGAGAGGGAGTGTTGATGACAGCCACGGTTACTGGGCTGGACTGGACTGAAAGACACAATTAAGACAATCAGCTTccttaaacaaatcacaaattgcAATGTTTGATACATTATGATTCTTCACAGACTGGATACAATTAATGTAAAGGATGCAGTTATTGCACATTAACAGAGCCGTCTCTGATCAAACAATTGCATCTTTCCTTTTAGTTTAAATCCAAAATGTATAGCTCACCTGTCCAAACTTTTGATAAATGACCCCAAACTTGAAATTGTTGCTTATCACATGTTCATCAAAAGTGACAATAAGTCTTGaagcctgtaaaaaaaaaaaaaaagaaacattaacaGATAggtttccagttttttttaagtctgtctTTTAAAACAATAGTCAGTTGCCCATATGAACACTAAAACCGATGTTGCTTGCTGTAACCATTCCTTCTGTTTATACAGGCCATTAAGAGATCTCTTGCTAACAATGTAAGTgatgggggacaaaatccacaaaACATCTATCTGAAGCTAACATGAAGCTTTAGCAGTCTGagttagacaaatcaagttaTCGTGTTTTTATTATTCAATTCCCTCTTTTTGTTTCCCCAGACAGTGTTCCCTGTGGGCGCCTGATTAATGTTTTAAGACAGACTTAAATAATTGCAGCCATATCATTTAAATTATCCAATGTGTGGTACTGGAAAGGACACATTCAGCAGCTACAACTATACAAACCAAACCAGATCTTACTTTTGGATAAAGGACAGGAAAAAAGCGGTCCACATTGACCTCTTCACAGACGAGCTTAGatttaaagaaagagagaggggatgtTACAAAGTGGTTTGATACTATCACAGCAGATCAATCTCTGCATAATATAACATCTCTTTTTACCTTGGCCATTTGGACCACATTGGGAAACTCTGTCAGACAGGAAATAGGGATCACATCATGGTAGGTTTTCAGCTTGGTCCTGGTGAAGTCATGAATCAATCAGTGTGGTTTCAAAGCCATATAATGTGAGATCAGATGGGAAAAAACCCTCGCCTCTCTTTGCCTtctcaccctccctccctccctccatccccgCCCACTGGCTGGCCTAAATAGTCCATCTGTTACTCTGCTGTGGAAATGACAGTGCTGTTGACATTCTCTCGCTTTATGACTCTTATGATAACACCCGTTCTGTATTGACTTATCCAGTCAATACTGGGTATTTAGGAACAAAGAAAGTGAATTATTCTGCATATATATCtgcatatatttaaaatatatatatatatatatatatatatatatatatatatatatatatatatgagtttACACATTCAATGTTGATGTGCAGACACAACAGATTTAAAGATGTTCCTCTGTAAATGAAGCCAGATTGTACTGCGCCATGTATTCGTAATGAGCATTACCTGAGCATCAGACGGAGATGTTCCTGGTCACCAATAACATCGTACTTTAGAGAGAACACCAGATGTCCAAGGGCGCTGTCCACTGAATAGTAATTAAAGTGTTCCTGAGGGAACAGTACAAGGATACGACCATTAGTTTATGTCTATAAACAAACACAGTttgtgtcagacacacacacacacacacacacacacacacacacacacacacacacacacacatgtgcatgcTCTCCAGTCATTACCCCCCATATCCTTCTTCTGTCTACTACAGGCAGATCAAATTTGTTCGTATTATCAGTGTGTAAGAACAGGTGGCAAAGCCAAATGCATCTTTATGAGATGCCAAACAGCGAGTCTGGTCGCTGTTAGTGGTTTATTCTGCTGGGATACGCTTATtgctcattcattttattactaTAATGAGCAAGAAGTGAAATATTTTATGAGAGTAATGAGGCTCATTTGAGGAGGAAGGAAGCGTCATGAGAATGACTTCAGTAACATCACTTTGAAGGCAGTTTTAGAACACACCGTTTACAAATGTGTGGAACTGCCTTTATTGTTCAATGAATGTGACTGTTTCATGTTCCTATCATTACATTTCATTGCATGATTGCGAACATAGAAATTGAATATGGGAAAAACGATGAACAAACTCATTTtaaaaaatcaaattaaaagcaGGGACAAGATGAAGATGTACAAGCTAAGCTAAGATGGGAAGGAGATCTAGTAATATGCGTAACTAATCAGCAATGGTGGAGAACAACACATACAACTACTGCATCCAGTTTCTGGAGAGAAAACATGTGGGAAATACAGATGTGCTGTTCTATCACTACAATCTAACAAGCTAAATATAATTTAGTAGTGACATCAACATGTTGGAGAAGATGAAACCATGGTCTACGTAGTCATATTCTTTTAGTTTTGCTTGGTTTTGTATTACTTGGTAGAATACTAACACAAATTCAGTGTAAGGATGACACATACTTACATAAACTTTTGtgcataattattttttaatataatttgtaTTTCTGCTTTAAAGCATGCATCCACAGTTGGTAAGAAATAATAGGTAAAATAGAGCAAAATACATTTGCGTTAAGAGCAAATTTACAACTACATGAAAGAAGATGGAGGAAATGTTTCAGTCTGAAAAATAAacgtacactaccggtcaaaagtttggggtcacttagaaatttccattccactccattacagacagaataccagctgagatcagttgcattgttttttttaaccagggcagcagttttcagattacattatgtgcttacataattgcaaaagggttctccaatgttttctcagttagccttttaaaatgatatcagattagtaaacaaaATGTGCCTTttgaacattggatgaatggttgctgataatgggaaatgtagatattgcattaaagatcagccacttctttctacaacagccgagaacccttttgaaattatgtaaacacataatgtaatctgaaaactgctgccctggttaaaaaaacaatgcaactgatctcagatggtattctgtctgtaatgtaatggaatggaaatttctaagtgaccccaaacttttgaccggtggtgtatgtgtatgaacttgtttaataaattattatatgTTAAGAAATGAATGTGTATTGGCCTTTTGGCATCAACCCCCaaccccttttttcttttcttaatattgttttttattctttttatatatTCAGTGTCTTGTCCATGTTGTCTAGTCTTTGTTTTAATAATTGTGTTTTCATAAAAGGTTGTCTTTGAACTTGCTTAAATTGTCAGTGTATTGTTTGCTTTTTCAAGAAGACAATTAAAAGGTAAATGTATACAttgtgtaaaaacaaatgttcgCTGTGTTGTGACAAAATGGCTAACCTTTCCCAAGAAGTGTTTCCGGAAGATCGTAGCTGTCGTGTTACATTCCAGCTTGGTGCGGGTGTTCAGAGACTGAGGCTGTGGCTGTTCTGTTTCCACTGTGTCACTCATCTCATGGTTAGTCCCCTCGATCCAGTAACCCCCAAACTGTGGGAGGAGGATGAGAGGAAAGGGGCTTTTTCTGCCCAACACCTGCCccaaaatgcaataaaacagaACGGTGTAAATGGGAAAGTCATTCCGGgacacaaatgaaatgtaactgATGTCTCAGAGATACACAAATACTAAATGGTGAAAAGTGCTACTGCAGCACATCATCATCCTACCTCATGGACACTTGGGTATGGAATGTAGTCCTCCTctgtctgaaaaaaacaaggacaacaagcTTTGTTTTCTCAtcaaagaataaaaacaaccaCAGTGTCCAACTCTGTAATCCCAAAGGACACTGATTCAGAGTAATTGCAAAACTGTTATGCCATAAAAAAACAGTTTGGCAACTACATAGGAATCAATGCATTGCTTGATCAAAGTATTGCCATTATTTGGCACATTGATGGTTTAAAATACTGCATTAAATTATCATCATAGCCTGTTAAAATCTTTGTTGCTAATATTTCACCATTTCCGTCTGCAGAGTGTAGCATCAGAGGTGTATGATTTTGAATCCTAACTAACTCTGTTGATATAAAAATGATGACAAGGCTTGAGAGCATTGCGCTGCATCATGAATAACACTGTGCTCCGGTGTGCATAAGTAATCAGCATGTCTGGCAGGGCGAGATATGGCTGAGCAGTCGCAAGACAATGACCGTGCCACGTGAATAAAACTGTGTCTCTACATGGAGAGTCGTACCTTGAGTGGGGGAGGAAAGGTGCACCTCTGCTCATCCATCCTTTTGCcctagagagaggagaggacgaGATAAGaaacgcagagagagagagagagaaaaggctcACACTCAGTCATCGACAGCGGCTGGACTTGCTTTCAAAGAAGTCAACACAAATGCCTACATTCAAACACACGattcaacataaaaaacaatttaCATAACAATCATGTCCTAAAAGaccacaataaaacaaaataagagaGAATGATCAACTTCATCATATAATGATACAGTTTTCCCAAGACAtatgcagcaggctgaggcaACCAAGCAAAGTCAGAGTGGGACAGATGGAAAGATACAGAAAGAGatgcattacacacacagagagcagataCCGAAAGACAATTAAAGGATGCTAAAGAGCAGGCACTTGGGAGTGACTGAAACATCTGTTAGCACACAGAGGAAGTGTGGTAATAATACGCCAGGGATTAAAAAAGATGCTGAGCTAAGTGACGCTCCTACACTGAAACACCCACTGGATCTGAGTGGTGTAAAAGAGAGGACCAACGCAGAGAAAGAGATGCAGTGATACTAAATCTGAGCTAGGTGATGGCGCCTGGGCCTGGCGTCATAGAATACAATACATCACATTGATATATAAGTCTGACTGTGGAAAAAACACAGTCCTGAATCACACACCCGATTGAAgagggattttctttttctaataCTAAGTTAAAGCCAACAGACGGGAAAGATGTTGTGGTCACTGAAAGCTATATTATGACTGTCCTAAtgcaataaaaacattattagAGTTATAGAGTTTCGATAAGCTCTATCATAAAACCTGTTAAGATTAACAATCATCCTTTCAAAGCGGTAAGAAACCAGCAGACAGTTTTGGAGGTGAGATAATAAGCCAACAGCGCTGTTAGCCAGTGTTACAACCAGAATGTTAACAGCTGAGAAACACATATAATGCTCTGACAAGTCTCCTCTGAAACAACCAGACTCAATATGCTTCATGTACAGAAGTATTGTAGCCGAGGAGAGGGCCAAATTACTGCAGCATTAGAGACACACTCACTGGTTAGTTGCTTAGTGAGTACAGCTTAGAAAGCCGAGACAAAAATACGAAGATTAACGCGTCATCTTACCTGTATCTTTTCAATCATTGCAAATATATCTGGAGTCTGGAGAGAAGAGagtgaaatgaaatgttctGAGTTCATTTTTTTTGGGTGCTGAggttaattttatatatatatatatatatatatacagcagTGAGTCTGATTATTAGAGTTCAACCCTGTTTAGCACACTCCATCCAGCGacagaaaacaacatttaacCCTTTGTTGACCTCACTTCCTTATTGTTTGGGGTCACACAGACCCCATTGCTGTATGTGTGAATTTAAATATGTTTCTTTTTGCTTCTAAACTTATTAAAACCTAATATGTAGACAATTATTGAAGTGGTAACCCTTCCCTTTGCCACAAACGGGGCTTGAATCTTTCATTAAGATGACATGAAAGGACCATGAAACATTGTTATTACACCAAATAAGGAAATAGTGTACGTTAGGTTAAGCATGAACAAATATTTCATGTGCAAAGAAATGCATGTTATTCTACATAGTGTCAGAGGTGATTTATACCTCTAGAGAGGTCTATCTCCCTGTTAGACTTCATGAAAACGTTATTAAACTCCAAACACAGGAATCCAGGGATTTTGGAGGGATAGTGCTGCATTAAAGGTACTGTCAACACTAATCATAGATATAGAGAAGATGACAATCCTCTGCATTCAACCAGTTGGGAAACTCAGAAACCCCAAACAGAAGTAATGTGACATTTTGCTGTAGTGGAAATAtgtcatatcttttttttttttgcattaaaaaaagcctttttaacATCGAGGCCAAGGGACttcagatgaaaaatagccttttggctaattctgtcATTTTTAACCCATGTACTGTATAACCATGCATTTTATTAATGTGATCTGTCCTCTTCTTtaaaaaactgaattgaattcaCGTTTATCACCTATTTACATAAAATTCGGAAGACTcatgtacggtggccgacaggggcaaacgccctgcaacttaagaaaacaaacacaaatagacaaaacacaagcaaattaagaaaacaacttcattcatttgacaacacatgtgcagcattcagcaaacgtgctgcaaatacacacaacacaaccaggaggttttgtatacttttatttttattaaatcatctTCTAACGTTTCTCAGTTTCCGCTCctgcattttgggtccacaTTTTCTCCAGCTTTCCCtaacaacaacacaaccaaatacataaacgcactgcaaaaatacacaacacaaccaaatacataaacgcgctgcaaataaaaaacgatgcaaaaagaaaagaacgcAAActccgaaaaaagaagcgatgcaaaaagaaaaacaactttattagtttgacaacacgtgcagcagggggagcagctaagtggaacagctggattttcaaccccacggagagagagagagagagagagagagagagagagagagagagagagagagagagcaactgcatagactgtaaatattaagtctatgtttgagatatgttttctcttgtttggtgggtgtgtctcggctcaggtcacaggtaataaaacatttaaaactgcatcagcgtttaacgttgatgtttgtttaagccatattacatgagagggtttaatttcgaggtccgaaagacgcattactgaagtataggc
This genomic interval from Sander vitreus isolate 19-12246 chromosome 7, sanVit1, whole genome shotgun sequence contains the following:
- the LOC144521173 gene encoding rap1 GTPase-activating protein 1-like isoform X8, producing the protein MPQRKRSFTFGAYGGVDKTFSKARSTWKQDGSDPRISATLEPQLFQPALPYTTSPFHKTPDIFAMIEKIQGKRMDEQRCTFPPPLKTEEDYIPYPSVHEVLGRKSPFPLILLPQFGGYWIEGTNHEMSDTVETEQPQPQSLNTRTKLECNTTATIFRKHFLGKEHFNYYSVDSALGHLVFSLKYDVIGDQEHLRLMLRTKLKTYHDVIPISCLTEFPNVVQMAKLVCEEVNVDRFFPVLYPKASRLIVTFDEHVISNNFKFGVIYQKFGQTSEEELFGNSEESPAFVEFLEFLGEKIELHNFKGFRGGLDVTHGQTGAESVYCNYRNKEVMFHVSTKLPYTDGDTQQLQRKRHIGNDIVAILFQEENTPFVPDMIASNFLHAYVVVQVVNPCTDNVLYKVSVTARDDVPFFGPALPNPAVFKKSPEFHEFLFTKLINAEYACCKAEKFSKLEERTRSALLETLYEELHVNSQAMMGVGGDDDKLENGSAGGGGFFESFKSLLVPGKSPSKYGRRGSAIGIGTVEESLIVPGKSPTRKKSGPFSSRRSSAIGIENIQEVHEKSRESSPNTQKTPDSGHVSQDPKSDNSSNQSSPEVLTTTKNSSYLGGRAPSIPEGHDLSRSSSNASSFASVVEENETEATEDYDTGMESLSSAGTPHKRDSFTYNTWLEDNISSTCTSSHGSSPGETGGRLGEAGPGKPERGKGTDVRIKLERPHDHQSSSNC
- the LOC144521173 gene encoding rap1 GTPase-activating protein 1-like isoform X2 — translated: MPQRKRSFTFGAYGGVDKTFSKARSTWKQDGSDPRISATLEPQLFQPALPYTTSPFHKTPDIFAMIEKIQGKRMDEQRCTFPPPLKTEEDYIPYPSVHEVLGRKSPFPLILLPQFGGYWIEGTNHEMSDTVETEQPQPQSLNTRTKLECNTTATIFRKHFLGKEHFNYYSVDSALGHLVFSLKYDVIGDQEHLRLMLRTKLKTYHDVIPISCLTEFPNVVQMAKLVCEEVNVDRFFPVLYPKASRLIVTFDEHVISNNFKFGVIYQKFGQTSEEELFGNSEESPAFVEFLEFLGEKIELHNFKGFRGGLDVTHGQTGAESVYCNYRNKEVMFHVSTKLPYTDGDTQQLQRKRHIGNDIVAILFQEENTPFVPDMIASNFLHAYVVVQVVNPCTDNVLYKVSVTARDDVPFFGPALPNPAVFKKSPEFHEFLFTKLINAEYACCKAEKFSKLEERTRSALLETLYEELHVNSQAMMGVGGDDDKLENGSAGGGGFFESFKRVVRSRSQSMDATGLTFKKQHTFSTSFNSSFNHEPAESPKFPGISLLVPGKSPSKYGRRGSAIGIGTVEESLIVPGKSPTRKKSGPFSSRRSSAIGIENIQEVHEKSRESSPNTQKTPDSGHVSQDPKSDNSSNQSSPEVLTTTKNRAPSIPEGHDLSRSSSNASSFASVVEENETEATEDYDTGMESLSSAGTPHKRDSFTYNTWLEDNISSTCTSSHGSSPGETGGRLGEAGPGKPERGKGTDVRIKLERPHDHQSSSNC